A genomic region of Octopus sinensis linkage group LG2, ASM634580v1, whole genome shotgun sequence contains the following coding sequences:
- the LOC115227347 gene encoding uncharacterized protein LOC115227347 has product MEKIKYRAVLKYLHLKGMIPPEIHEDMVRTLTENAPSYATVKRWVNENQCSRVSVKDDPRPGRPPTSTIEYNIDLALGMIMQDRRISCYQIAERLGISTERAENIVTKELGFSKVSARWVSRLLNPNRNAPGGLCPREIWNCLKPRKIIFLFVSLLWTKAGFKEQSEQWKHISFSTPKKARVIPSAGKVMMPPTWLSRKFIALT; this is encoded by the coding sequence atggagaaaattaagTATCGTGCTGTCTTAAAgtaccttcatttgaaaggcatgatTCCACCAGAAATCCATGAAGATATGGTGAGAACCTTAACAGAAAATGCTCCTTCGTACGCAACAGTCAAACGCTGGGTAAATGAAAACCAGTGTAGCAGGGTGAGTGTGAAAGATGATCCCAGACCAGGGAGACCTCCAACTTCAACCATCGAATATAACATTGACCTTGCTCTTggtatgataatgcaagatcGTCGAATATCATGTTACCAGATAGCTGAGAGACTGGGCATCTCGACTGAAAGAGCAGAGAacattgtgacaaaagaacttgggttctcaaaggTTTCTGCAAGGTGGGTCTCTCGCCTTTTGAATCCAAACAGAAACGCACCAGGTGGACTTTGTCCACGAGAAATCTGGAACTGTTTGAAGCCGAGGAAGATAATTTTCTTGTTCGTTTCATTATTATGGACGAAAGCTGGGTTCAAAGAACAATCAGAGCAGTGGAAGCACATATCATTTTCTACCCCAAAGAAGGCCAGGGTCATTCCttcagctggcaaggtcatgATGCCACCGACCTGGCTAagcagaa